A stretch of Lactuca sativa cultivar Salinas chromosome 6, Lsat_Salinas_v11, whole genome shotgun sequence DNA encodes these proteins:
- the LOC111883021 gene encoding uncharacterized protein LOC111883021: protein MVSLFPLAQIKLGLRPISSASASGFTRLSQRFYTTTTSTTCSSQTSAMAATDTKNLQPPVAKKVKHEMEMFGDVRVDNYYWLRDDSRSNPEILSHLQQENAYTDFIMSGTKHLEDRIYAELRSRIKEDDISAPVRKGPYYYYERTLEGKEYVQHCRRLVENNGDAPSVHDSMPTGPEAPPEHVILDENVKAKEHAYYSIGAFNVSPNHKLVAYAEDTKGDEIYTIYVMDAETCTLVGDPLVGVTSYLEWAGDEALLYITMDAILRPDKVWFHKLGTNQSTDSCLYDEKDDMFSLDLEASESKKYLFVGSESKTTRSIFYFDISKPENNLTILTPRTEGIDTSVSHRGNHFFIKRRSDEAFNSELLACPLDNVNATTILLPHRETVKIQDVRTFSDHLVVYEREKGLPRVTFYPLPPIGEPLQSLHGGQSVEFIDPVYSVEPAESQFSSSILRFDYSSLRTPPSTYDYDMNTGVSVLKKIETVLGGFDISNYVTKREWAVAQDGTHVPISIVYRKDLVKLDGSDPMLLYGYGSYEICVDPSFKASRLSLLDRGFIYAIAHIRGGGEMGRKWYENGKYLHKKNTFTDFIDCAEYLIQKKYCTKEKLCINGRSAGGLLIGAVVNMRPDLFKAAVAGVPFVDVVTTMLDPTIPLTTAEWEEWGDPRKEEFYFYMKSYSPVDNVKAQDYPAILVTAGLNDPRVLYSEPAKFVAKLREMKTDENVLLFKCEMGAGHFSKSGRFEKLQEDAFTYTFILKILNMVPIKVVV from the exons ATGGTCTCGTTATTCCCGTTGGCCCAAATTAAACTTGGATTACGGCCGATCTCTTCTGCTTCTGCCTCCGGTTTCACTCGACTGTCTCAACGATTCTACACAACAACAACAAGCACCACCTGCTCCTCCCAAACATCAGCCATGGCTGCTACCGATACGAAAAATCTGCAGCCTCCTGTAGCTAAAAAGGTGAAGCACGAAATGGAAATGTTTGGAGACGTTAGGGTTGATAATTACTACTGGCTCCGTGACGATTCTCGTTCCAATCCTGAAATCCTTTCCCACCTTCAACAAGAAAATGCTTATACTGATTTCATCATGTCAG GAACCAAACATTTGGAAGATCGGATTTATGCTGAGTTAAGAAGCCGGATTAAAGAAGATGATATATCTGCACCTGTTCGAAAAGGCCCTTACTACTATTACGAGCGGACTTTGGAGGGCAAGGAGTACGTACAGCATTGTCGGCGCCTTGTAGAAAACAATGGGGATGCACCATCTGTTCATGATTCCATGCCAACAGGACCAGAAGCTCCTCCTGAGCATGTGATTTTGGATGAAAATGTTAAGGCTAAAGAGCATGCATATTACAGCATTGGTGCTTTTAATGTCAGTCCAAATCACAAATTGGTAGCATACGCAGAAGACACTAAAGGAGATGAGATCTATACCATTTATGTCATGGATGCTGAGACTTGCACACTTGTTGGTGACCCCTTGGTTGGTGTAACAAGTTATCTTGAATGGGCAGGTGATGAGGCTTTGCTATACATCACCATGGATGCGATTCTCAGGCCAGATAAGGTGTGGTTTCATAAGTTGGGTACAAATCAATCGACAGATTCATGTCTTTATGATGAAAAAGATGATATGTTTTCCCTAGATCTTGAAGCTTCTGAGAGCAAAAAGTACCTGTTTGTTGGATCAGAGAGTAAAACTACAAGGTCTATCTTCTATTTTGATATCTCAAAGCCTGAGAACAATCTTACAATTCTAACACCTCGCACAGAGGGCATTGATACATCAGTCAGCCATCGTGGCAATCATTTTTTCATCAAAAGGAGGAGTGATGAGGCTTTCAATTCAGAACTACTAGCATGTCCATTGGACAATGTAAATGCAACCACAATTCTTCTTCCTCATAGGGAAACTGTAAAAATACAGGATGTAAGAACTTTTAGTGATCACCTTGTTGTGTATGAGCGTGAAAAGGGTTTACCTCGGGTAACCTTTTACCCTCTTCCACCTATTGGTGAACCACTTCAAAGTCTCCATGGTGGCCAATCTGTTGAATTTATTGACCCTGTTTATTCAGTGGAACCAGCAGAGTCGCAATTTTCTTCAAGTATATTGAGATTTGATTATAGCTCTCTGAGAACACCCCCTTCTACATATGATTATGACATGAATACAGGAGTTTCAGTTCTGAAGAAAATCGAAACA GTATTGGGTGGTTTTGATATCTCAAACTATGTAACCAAAAGGGAGTGGGCAGTTGCTCAAGATGGCACTCATGTTCCTATATCAATTGTCTACCGAAAGGATTTGGTGAAGCTTGATGGGTCGGATCCAATGTTGCTATATGGATATGGATCCTATGAG ATATGTGTGGATCCTAGTTTCAAAGCATCAAGATTGTCTTTATTGGATCGTGGTTTTATATATGCAATTGCTCACATCCGTGGGGGTGGAGAAATGGGGAGGAAGTGGTATGAAAATGGGAAATATCTTCATAAGAAGAATACATTCACAGATTTTATCGATTGTGCAGAGTATCTGATACAAAAGAAATATTGTACGAAAGAAAAACTGTGCATTAATGGAAGAAGTGCAGGAGGGTTGCTTATTGGTGCTGTTGTAAACATGAGGCCTGATTTATTTAAGGCTGCTGTAGCTGGAGTACCATTTGTAGATGTTGTGACTACAATGCTTGATCCAACTATTCCTCTTACAACTGCAGAATGGGAG GAATGGGGTGATCCTCGGAAAGAAGAGTTCTACTTTTACATGAAATCATATTCACCAGTTGATAAT GTAAAAGCTCAGGATTATCCAGCAATACTTGTTACTGCTGGATTAAATG